Proteins from a genomic interval of Hydrogenophaga sp. PAMC20947:
- a CDS encoding ATP-binding protein, with the protein MSPVNLQAPRKDRLNTRWALLVALVSMTGLGLVLLFLLTLATRNRALYEQNFVWLVSLNVAVAALLGLAILWLAVRLWLRFRRGKFGSRLLLKLAAIIGLVGVVPGLLIYTVSYQFVSRSIESWFDVRVESALVAGLNLGRTTLDTLSNDLSNKTRQAAEDLAREPNTTAMLTLERLREQLAVSDLVLWSGTGQALATAGTSRFEFSPERPSSMVLRSVRTNRVLAQIEGLEESGEVLTGDAAAPPRPRIKVLALVSAPGFNIGTETRYLQATALLPQALVADALAVQVANREYQERALGRDGLRSMYIGTLTLALFLAVFGAVLLAVLLGNQLVRPLLVLAEGMREVAEGNLAPKVELASRDELAGLTRTFAHMTQDLSDARSAVQRSMAQVDAARENLQTILDNLTAGVAVLDQDGRLLSVNPGAARILRTPLGLHQGQILASVPGLESFGREVQQQFDIFLAGDAPHGGGHWQQSFELDRRDGPQIDNAITLIARGALMPSNERLLVFDDVSDMVSAQRAQAWGEVARRLAHEIKNPLTPIQLSAERLAMKLQGKVQPAEQALLDKSVRTIVEQVDAMKRLVNEFRDYARLPAAQLLPLDLNALVRDILVLYDHAEIPVVTELDPDCPPVLADAQQVRQILHNLVQNAQDAMSGQTGVPVLLQTSRSSTGHWVRLSIVDQGPGFADHILKRAFEPYVTTKSKGTGLGLAVVKKIMDEHGGRVDIGNRLIDGKITGAQVSLSFAVAI; encoded by the coding sequence ATGAGCCCGGTCAATCTGCAAGCGCCCCGCAAGGACCGCCTCAACACCCGCTGGGCGTTGCTGGTGGCTTTGGTGTCCATGACCGGTCTTGGCCTGGTGTTGCTGTTCTTGCTGACACTGGCCACGCGCAACCGCGCTCTGTATGAGCAGAATTTTGTCTGGTTGGTGTCGCTCAATGTGGCGGTGGCGGCCTTGCTTGGGCTGGCCATCCTGTGGCTGGCGGTGCGGCTCTGGTTGCGCTTTCGGCGGGGCAAGTTTGGCAGCCGCCTGTTGCTCAAGCTCGCGGCCATCATCGGGCTGGTGGGGGTGGTTCCAGGGCTGCTGATCTACACCGTGTCGTACCAGTTTGTTTCCCGCTCCATTGAGAGCTGGTTTGACGTGCGGGTGGAGTCCGCGCTGGTCGCCGGTCTGAATCTCGGTCGCACCACGCTCGATACCCTGAGCAACGATCTCAGCAACAAGACGCGCCAGGCCGCAGAGGACCTTGCGCGCGAGCCCAATACCACGGCCATGCTCACGCTGGAGCGGCTGCGCGAACAGCTGGCCGTGAGCGATCTGGTCTTGTGGAGTGGCACAGGCCAGGCATTGGCCACCGCAGGGACCTCGCGCTTTGAATTTTCACCGGAGCGCCCCAGCAGCATGGTTCTGCGCAGCGTGCGAACCAACCGTGTGCTCGCGCAGATCGAGGGGCTGGAGGAAAGTGGTGAGGTTTTGACCGGGGACGCGGCTGCCCCCCCGCGGCCACGCATCAAGGTGCTGGCGCTGGTCAGTGCCCCGGGCTTCAACATCGGCACTGAAACGCGCTATTTGCAGGCCACAGCGCTGTTGCCGCAGGCGTTGGTGGCCGATGCACTGGCTGTGCAGGTGGCCAACCGGGAGTATCAGGAGCGCGCACTGGGCCGGGACGGCCTGCGCAGCATGTACATCGGCACGCTCACGCTGGCGCTGTTCCTGGCTGTTTTCGGCGCAGTGCTGCTCGCGGTGTTGCTCGGCAACCAGCTGGTTCGTCCACTCCTCGTGCTGGCGGAGGGCATGCGGGAAGTTGCCGAGGGCAACCTGGCGCCCAAAGTCGAACTGGCTTCGCGGGATGAGCTCGCCGGCCTTACCCGCACCTTTGCCCACATGACCCAGGATCTCTCCGACGCGCGTTCGGCGGTGCAGCGCAGCATGGCGCAGGTGGATGCCGCCCGGGAGAACCTGCAGACCATACTGGACAACCTCACTGCGGGTGTGGCCGTGCTGGACCAGGACGGGCGCTTGCTCAGCGTCAACCCGGGGGCCGCACGCATCCTGCGCACGCCTCTGGGACTGCACCAAGGGCAGATCCTGGCAAGCGTGCCTGGACTGGAGTCTTTTGGACGCGAAGTACAGCAGCAGTTCGACATTTTTCTGGCGGGCGATGCGCCGCATGGCGGCGGACACTGGCAACAATCGTTTGAGCTGGATCGGCGGGACGGCCCGCAGATTGACAATGCCATCACGCTGATCGCCCGGGGCGCGTTGATGCCCAGCAACGAGCGCCTGCTGGTGTTTGACGACGTGTCGGACATGGTGTCGGCCCAGCGTGCCCAAGCCTGGGGTGAAGTGGCCCGCCGCCTGGCCCACGAAATCAAGAACCCGCTCACCCCCATCCAGCTCTCGGCCGAGCGACTGGCCATGAAACTTCAGGGCAAAGTGCAGCCGGCCGAACAGGCGTTGCTGGACAAGTCGGTGCGCACCATCGTCGAGCAGGTCGACGCCATGAAACGCCTGGTCAACGAGTTTCGAGACTACGCTCGCTTGCCCGCTGCGCAATTGCTTCCGCTCGATCTCAATGCGCTGGTCCGTGACATTCTGGTTTTGTACGACCACGCCGAAATCCCGGTGGTCACCGAGCTGGACCCCGATTGCCCGCCTGTGCTGGCCGATGCCCAGCAGGTGCGCCAGATCCTTCACAACCTGGTGCAAAACGCACAAGATGCCATGTCGGGACAGACCGGGGTGCCAGTGTTGCTGCAAACCAGCCGATCCAGCACCGGGCATTGGGTGCGGCTTTCCATCGTGGACCAAGGGCCTGGTTTCGCCGATCACATTCTCAAGCGCGCCTTTGAGCCCTATGTCACCACCAAGTCCAAAGGCACCGGCCTGGGACTGGCCGTGGTGAAGAAAATCATGGACGAACACGGTGGTCGGGTGGACATCGGAAACCGTTTGATCGATGGAAAGATCACAGGGGCTCAAGTGTCGTTATCATTCGCAGTTGCGATTTGA
- a CDS encoding M48 family metalloprotease — MLIFESQREARGETRRLLFAFAVTVLLLVLAINAALALAWGLTWGFWRPVGDALPRYFFEVNTAVTLLFVLGGWWVETSQLASAGGQRLAERLGARPAQPSGDFDEQRLANIIDEMSISAGMKRPTAMVLARETAINAFATGWDEDDAVVAVTLGALDHLSRDELQGLVAHEFSHIREGDTRLNMRLIGMVFGLEMLYRMGQHMFEPDERDRRMVMALLGLAIMAAGWLGWLAGHALQAAVSRQREYLADARAVQWTRNRDGLGGVLRKVLTQRQDGVVSRQVGSAMQHLLLVSTESGKMAHWLDSHPTLDQRIRRIYGRSMGALPLTPIEPPEGAAGQTDQPTHPATAAPDWTLS; from the coding sequence ATGCTGATTTTTGAGTCCCAGCGCGAGGCACGGGGCGAGACACGCCGGCTGTTGTTTGCGTTTGCCGTCACGGTGCTGCTGCTGGTACTGGCCATCAACGCGGCGCTGGCCTTGGCCTGGGGTTTGACCTGGGGGTTTTGGCGCCCGGTAGGCGATGCCCTCCCGCGCTATTTCTTCGAGGTGAACACTGCGGTCACCTTGCTGTTTGTGCTTGGGGGCTGGTGGGTAGAGACCTCTCAACTGGCCAGCGCGGGTGGGCAGCGACTGGCCGAACGCCTCGGCGCACGGCCGGCGCAACCCTCCGGCGACTTTGATGAACAGCGACTGGCCAACATCATCGATGAGATGAGCATTTCGGCCGGCATGAAGCGTCCGACGGCCATGGTGCTGGCGCGCGAGACGGCCATCAATGCCTTTGCGACCGGTTGGGACGAAGACGATGCCGTGGTCGCTGTCACCCTCGGCGCTCTGGACCATCTCAGCCGTGACGAGTTGCAGGGTCTGGTCGCCCACGAATTCAGCCATATCCGTGAAGGCGACACCCGCCTCAACATGCGCCTGATCGGCATGGTCTTTGGTCTGGAAATGCTCTACCGGATGGGGCAACACATGTTTGAGCCCGACGAGCGTGACCGCCGCATGGTCATGGCCTTGCTGGGGCTGGCCATCATGGCCGCAGGCTGGCTGGGCTGGCTGGCTGGCCACGCGCTACAGGCCGCGGTCTCTCGCCAGCGCGAATACCTGGCCGATGCCCGTGCTGTGCAATGGACCCGCAACCGGGACGGCCTGGGGGGTGTGCTGCGCAAGGTGCTGACCCAGCGACAGGACGGCGTGGTATCGCGCCAGGTGGGGTCCGCCATGCAACATCTGCTGCTGGTGAGCACCGAGTCTGGCAAGATGGCACACTGGCTGGATTCCCACCCCACGCTGGACCAGCGAATTCGGCGCATTTACGGCCGCAGCATGGGCGCGCTCCCACTGACGCCTATTGAACCACCCGAGGGTGCGGCCGGTCAGACCGACCAGCCCACCCACCCGGCAACGGCGGCTCCCGACTGGACCTTGAGCTGA
- a CDS encoding LemA family protein: MDGVTWVVLGVVLVALFWAVGAYNRLVRLKNAIANAFGQIDVQLKRRHDLVPNLVEVARKYLAHESETLEAVIAARNQAHTAEQTAAASPLNAGALGALAGAEQALGGALGRLFAVAEAYPDLKADQTMRELSEEIASTENRIGFARQAYNDHVLEFNDSAAQFPTLLIARVFAFVSLPMLESTTSEAERQPVKVAF; the protein is encoded by the coding sequence ATGGACGGAGTGACCTGGGTGGTGCTGGGGGTGGTGCTTGTTGCGCTGTTCTGGGCCGTAGGGGCCTACAACCGGCTGGTGCGGCTAAAAAACGCCATTGCAAACGCGTTCGGGCAAATCGATGTGCAGCTCAAGCGGCGACACGACCTGGTGCCCAATCTGGTGGAGGTGGCGCGGAAATACCTGGCGCATGAGTCTGAAACCCTGGAAGCGGTGATCGCAGCGCGCAACCAGGCGCACACCGCCGAGCAAACCGCAGCAGCCAGCCCTTTGAACGCAGGTGCCCTGGGGGCGCTCGCGGGCGCTGAGCAGGCGCTGGGCGGTGCATTGGGCCGCCTGTTCGCCGTGGCTGAGGCCTATCCAGACCTGAAGGCCGATCAGACCATGCGCGAGCTCAGCGAAGAGATCGCGAGCACCGAGAACCGCATCGGCTTCGCCCGGCAGGCGTACAACGACCATGTGCTCGAATTCAACGATTCAGCAGCCCAGTTTCCGACCTTGCTCATTGCGCGGGTGTTTGCCTTTGTGAGTTTGCCCATGCTCGAATCCACGACCAGCGAGGCCGAGCGCCAGCCGGTGAAAGTGGCTTTCTGA
- a CDS encoding response regulator — protein MATILVVDDELGIRDLLSEILNDEGHTVELAENAAQARALRAQMRPDLVLLDIWMPDTDGVTLLKEWASSGQLSMPVIMMSGHATIDTAVEATRIGATAFLEKPITLQKLLKAVDLGLNKPVAKVGAALPVKSGLAPFAPPSPDLTVEVAMTGGTLPEVVMDIGPQSMQSFNLEGPLREARDEFEKSYFEYHLARESGSMTRVAEKTGLERTHLYRKLKQLGVDLARSKRNAL, from the coding sequence ATGGCAACTATTCTGGTCGTAGACGATGAACTGGGTATCCGGGACCTGCTCTCAGAGATCCTGAATGACGAGGGCCACACGGTCGAACTCGCCGAAAACGCCGCTCAGGCACGCGCCCTGCGCGCGCAGATGCGGCCCGATCTGGTGCTGCTCGATATCTGGATGCCCGACACCGACGGTGTGACGCTGCTCAAGGAGTGGGCGAGCAGCGGACAGTTGAGCATGCCGGTGATCATGATGAGCGGTCACGCCACCATCGACACCGCCGTGGAAGCTACGCGCATCGGCGCCACGGCTTTCCTCGAAAAACCCATCACGCTACAAAAGCTGCTCAAAGCCGTGGACCTGGGGTTGAACAAGCCCGTGGCCAAGGTGGGCGCTGCGCTGCCGGTGAAAAGTGGGCTGGCGCCCTTTGCGCCACCATCACCTGATCTGACGGTGGAGGTGGCCATGACGGGTGGCACATTGCCCGAGGTGGTCATGGACATCGGCCCACAGTCGATGCAGTCGTTCAACCTGGAAGGTCCGCTGCGCGAAGCCCGGGATGAGTTCGAGAAATCCTACTTTGAATACCACTTGGCGCGCGAGTCGGGTTCCATGACCCGTGTGGCTGAAAAAACGGGCCTGGAGCGCACCCACCTGTACCGCAAACTCAAGCAGCTGGGGGTGGATTTGGCCCGCAGCAAGCGGAACGCTCTCTAA
- a CDS encoding DUF4390 domain-containing protein: MDTTVFITPASTRPGLEVARCAEVPGWWRALVVLLCGVLFWGAVFARTPAVLQSELQRDADTLNLSARVDLVAPAAVQDALLKGVPMYFVWRAEVYRDRWYWSDKRVSTQTRTLRLAYQPLTRRWRLSVASDPGAASSGAGGLRYALHQNFDELGDVLAVIGRVARWPIADAAHMDRSDRYRVEWSFRLELSLLPRPFQIGMANDPDWNIGVERGLDAPADAAEEDAPPAVAPPSTALPPPAPVAVEAAPLADAIR, translated from the coding sequence GTGGATACGACGGTTTTTATTACGCCAGCATCGACAAGGCCGGGCCTTGAAGTCGCCCGGTGCGCGGAAGTGCCGGGCTGGTGGCGTGCGCTCGTCGTTCTGTTGTGTGGTGTGTTGTTCTGGGGCGCTGTGTTCGCCCGCACGCCCGCCGTGCTGCAAAGCGAACTGCAACGGGACGCGGATACCCTGAACCTGTCGGCGCGGGTGGACCTGGTGGCGCCAGCAGCGGTGCAAGATGCCTTGCTCAAAGGCGTTCCCATGTATTTCGTCTGGCGCGCCGAGGTCTACCGTGACCGCTGGTACTGGTCTGACAAGCGCGTGAGCACCCAGACGCGCACCTTGCGTCTGGCCTACCAACCTCTGACGCGGCGCTGGCGCCTGAGCGTGGCCAGCGATCCCGGCGCGGCGTCTTCGGGCGCGGGCGGCTTGCGCTATGCCTTGCACCAGAACTTTGACGAGCTGGGGGATGTGCTCGCCGTGATCGGGCGGGTGGCCCGGTGGCCCATCGCAGACGCGGCCCACATGGACCGCTCTGACCGGTACCGCGTCGAGTGGTCCTTCCGGCTGGAGCTTTCATTGCTGCCGCGCCCGTTCCAGATCGGCATGGCCAATGATCCCGATTGGAACATCGGCGTCGAACGCGGACTGGACGCCCCAGCGGATGCTGCCGAAGAAGATGCACCCCCGGCCGTTGCCCCTCCATCCACCGCGCTCCCGCCGCCTGCTCCCGTTGCAGTCGAGGCCGCGCCGTTGGCCGATGCGATTCGGTGA
- the rpoC gene encoding DNA-directed RNA polymerase subunit beta', protein MKSLLDLFKQFTPDEHFDAIRIGLASPEKIRSWSFGEVKKPETINYRTFKPERDGLFCAKIFGPIKDYECLCGKYKRLKHRGVICEKCGVEVTQTKVRRERMGHIDLAAPCAHIWFLKSLPSRLGLILDMTLRDIERVLYFEAYVIVDPGMTPLKKFAIMTEDDYDAKKKEFGDEFIAKMGAEGIKELLMAIDLDIEIEKLRNDLTGSELKIKKNAKRLKVLEAFKKSGIKPEWMVLDVLPVLPPDLRPLVPLDGGRFATSDLNDLYRRVINRNSRLRRLLELKAPEIIARNEKRMLQEAVDSLLDNGRRGKAMTGANKRALKSLADMIKGKSGRFRQNLLGKRVDYSGRSVIVVGPTLKLHQCGLPKLMALELFKPFIFSRLEAMGIATTIKAAKKEVEAGTPVVWDILEEVIKEHPVMLNRAPTLHRLGIQAFEPILIEGKAIQLHPLVCAAFNADFDGDQMAVHVPLSVEAQIEARTLMLASNNILFPASGEPSIVPSQDVVLGLYAATREKINAKGEDMIFADVQEVQRALDNSAVEISTRISVRLVQWAKNKETGEFTSSTSMVNTTVGRALLSEILPKGLPFEVMNKAMKKKEISRLINASFRKCGLKETVIFADKLLQYGFRLATRSGISIAVDDMLVPPEKPVVIGRAEAEVKEIAQQYASGLVTAGERYNKVVDIWGKAGDEISKVMMAQLSKQKTIDAKGNEVDQESFNSIYMMADSGARGSAAQIRQLAGMRGLMAKPDGSIIETPITANFREGLNVLQYFISTHGARKGLADTALKTANSGYLTRRLVDVTQDLVVNSLDCGTTNGTVMRAIVEGGEVIESLRDRVLGRVTAEEVNHPETRATMVPAGAMMDEDILDELEAAGVDEVKVRTALTCETRFGICAKCYGRDLGRGGMVNIGEAVGVIAAQSIGEPGTQLTMRTFHIGGAASRAAVASSVEAKSAGTIGFNATMRYVTNSKGDLVVIARSGEIVIHDEIGRERERHKVPYGAILAVKADQSVKAGVVLANWDPLTRPIITEFAGKVQFENVEEGLTVAKQVNDVTGLSSLVVIDPKHRGSTKVVRPLVKLLDPQGNEVKIPGTDHSVTVGFPIGSLLEVRDGQDVGPGHVLARIPVEGQKTRDITGGLPRVAELFEARSPKDAGKLAEMTGTVSFGKETKGKVRLQITDPEGNIWDDLIPKEKNILVHEGQVVNKGEGVVDGPADPQDILRLLGIEALSRYIVDEVQDVYRLQGVKINDKHIEVIVRQMLRRVIVESVGDSSYIKGEQVERSEILNTIDALRAEGKIPPTYSNVLLGITKASLSTDSFISAASFQETTRVLTEAAIMGKRDELRGLKENVIVGRLIPAGTGMAYHEARKVKEKMDDEERRAISEADAMSLAADQAEQSDAAEVPDTNEAAE, encoded by the coding sequence ATGAAATCATTACTCGACCTGTTCAAGCAGTTCACGCCCGACGAGCACTTCGATGCGATCCGCATCGGCCTGGCTTCGCCGGAGAAAATCCGTTCGTGGTCCTTCGGTGAAGTGAAGAAGCCCGAGACCATCAACTACCGCACCTTCAAGCCCGAGCGCGACGGCTTGTTTTGCGCCAAGATTTTTGGCCCTATCAAGGACTACGAATGCTTGTGCGGCAAATACAAACGTCTCAAGCACCGTGGTGTGATTTGCGAGAAGTGCGGCGTTGAAGTCACACAGACCAAGGTGCGCCGCGAGCGCATGGGTCACATTGATCTGGCCGCGCCTTGCGCCCACATCTGGTTCCTGAAGTCGCTGCCTTCGCGTCTGGGCCTGATCCTGGACATGACGCTGCGCGACATCGAACGCGTGTTGTACTTCGAAGCCTATGTGATCGTCGATCCAGGCATGACCCCGCTGAAGAAATTCGCGATCATGACCGAGGACGACTACGATGCCAAGAAGAAGGAATTCGGTGACGAATTCATCGCCAAGATGGGCGCTGAAGGCATCAAAGAGTTGCTGATGGCCATCGACCTCGACATCGAGATCGAAAAACTGCGCAACGACCTGACCGGCTCCGAACTCAAGATCAAGAAGAATGCCAAGCGCCTGAAAGTGCTGGAAGCCTTCAAGAAGAGCGGTATCAAGCCCGAGTGGATGGTGCTCGACGTTTTGCCTGTGTTGCCACCGGACCTGCGTCCGCTGGTGCCGCTGGACGGCGGCCGCTTCGCGACCTCCGATCTGAACGACCTGTACCGCCGCGTCATCAACCGCAACAGCCGTCTGCGCCGTTTGCTGGAATTGAAGGCGCCTGAGATCATTGCGCGCAACGAAAAGCGCATGTTGCAAGAAGCCGTGGACAGCCTGCTGGACAACGGTCGCCGCGGCAAGGCCATGACGGGCGCCAACAAGCGTGCCCTGAAGTCTTTGGCCGACATGATCAAAGGCAAGAGCGGTCGTTTCCGTCAGAACTTGCTGGGCAAGCGCGTCGACTACTCTGGCCGTTCGGTCATCGTGGTGGGCCCAACGCTCAAACTGCACCAGTGCGGTTTGCCCAAGCTGATGGCCTTGGAGCTGTTCAAGCCTTTCATCTTCTCGCGCCTGGAAGCCATGGGCATTGCGACCACCATCAAGGCGGCCAAGAAAGAAGTGGAAGCCGGCACGCCGGTGGTGTGGGACATCCTGGAAGAGGTGATCAAAGAGCACCCCGTGATGCTCAACCGAGCACCGACGCTGCACCGCCTGGGTATTCAGGCGTTTGAACCCATCCTGATCGAAGGCAAGGCCATCCAGCTGCACCCCCTCGTTTGCGCGGCCTTCAACGCCGACTTCGACGGTGACCAGATGGCGGTGCACGTGCCGCTGTCGGTGGAAGCACAGATCGAAGCCCGCACCCTGATGCTGGCCTCGAACAACATCCTGTTCCCTGCTTCCGGCGAGCCGTCCATCGTGCCTTCGCAAGACGTGGTGCTCGGTTTGTACGCCGCTACCCGCGAGAAGATCAACGCCAAGGGCGAAGACATGATCTTCGCCGATGTTCAGGAAGTGCAGCGCGCCCTGGACAACAGCGCGGTCGAGATTTCCACCCGGATCTCTGTGCGTTTGGTGCAATGGGCGAAGAACAAAGAAACCGGCGAATTCACTTCGTCGACTTCTATGGTGAATACAACGGTTGGCCGTGCGCTGTTGTCCGAAATCCTGCCTAAGGGCTTGCCTTTCGAGGTGATGAACAAGGCGATGAAGAAGAAAGAAATTTCTCGCCTGATCAACGCTTCGTTCCGCAAGTGCGGCTTGAAGGAAACGGTGATCTTTGCCGACAAGCTGTTGCAATACGGCTTCCGTCTGGCCACGCGCTCGGGTATCTCGATCGCTGTGGACGACATGTTGGTGCCGCCAGAGAAACCGGTTGTGATTGGCCGTGCCGAAGCCGAGGTGAAAGAGATTGCCCAGCAATACGCTTCGGGTCTGGTGACCGCCGGTGAGCGCTACAACAAAGTGGTGGACATCTGGGGCAAGGCCGGCGACGAGATCTCCAAGGTCATGATGGCTCAGCTGTCCAAGCAAAAGACCATTGACGCCAAGGGCAACGAAGTCGATCAAGAGTCGTTCAACTCCATCTACATGATGGCCGACTCTGGTGCCCGCGGTTCTGCTGCTCAGATTCGCCAGCTGGCGGGTATGCGCGGTTTGATGGCCAAGCCCGATGGCTCGATCATTGAGACCCCCATCACGGCGAACTTCCGTGAAGGTCTGAACGTGTTGCAGTACTTCATCTCGACGCACGGTGCCCGTAAGGGTCTGGCCGACACGGCGCTGAAGACCGCCAACTCGGGTTACCTGACCCGCCGTCTGGTGGACGTGACGCAAGATTTGGTGGTCAACAGCCTGGATTGCGGTACCACGAACGGTACCGTGATGCGCGCCATTGTCGAAGGCGGTGAAGTCATCGAATCCTTGCGCGATCGCGTGCTGGGTCGTGTAACCGCTGAAGAAGTGAATCACCCCGAGACGCGTGCCACCATGGTGCCAGCTGGCGCCATGATGGACGAAGACATCCTCGACGAGCTGGAAGCGGCTGGTGTGGACGAAGTGAAAGTTCGCACGGCATTGACCTGCGAAACCCGCTTTGGTATTTGCGCCAAGTGCTACGGCCGCGATCTGGGTCGTGGTGGCATGGTGAACATTGGTGAAGCGGTCGGCGTGATCGCTGCCCAGTCCATCGGTGAGCCAGGCACGCAGCTGACGATGCGCACGTTCCACATCGGTGGTGCTGCATCGCGCGCCGCTGTGGCCTCCAGCGTGGAAGCGAAGTCGGCCGGTACGATCGGTTTCAACGCGACCATGCGTTATGTGACCAACAGCAAGGGCGACCTGGTTGTGATCGCCCGTTCGGGCGAGATCGTCATTCACGACGAAATCGGCCGCGAGCGCGAGCGCCACAAAGTGCCTTACGGCGCGATCCTGGCGGTCAAGGCCGACCAGAGCGTCAAGGCTGGTGTGGTGCTGGCCAACTGGGATCCACTGACCCGACCCATCATCACGGAATTCGCCGGTAAGGTGCAGTTCGAGAACGTGGAAGAGGGTCTGACGGTGGCCAAGCAGGTCAACGATGTGACCGGTTTGAGCTCGCTGGTGGTGATCGATCCCAAGCACCGTGGCTCGACCAAGGTGGTGCGTCCGCTGGTCAAGCTGCTCGACCCGCAAGGCAACGAAGTGAAGATCCCCGGTACCGATCACTCGGTGACGGTGGGCTTCCCGATCGGCTCCCTGCTGGAAGTGCGCGATGGCCAGGACGTGGGACCAGGCCATGTGCTGGCCCGTATCCCGGTCGAAGGCCAGAAAACCCGCGACATCACCGGCGGTCTGCCGCGTGTGGCCGAGTTGTTCGAAGCGCGTTCGCCCAAGGATGCCGGCAAGCTGGCCGAGATGACCGGTACGGTCTCTTTCGGCAAGGAAACCAAAGGCAAGGTGCGTCTGCAGATCACCGATCCTGAAGGCAACATCTGGGACGACCTCATTCCCAAAGAGAAGAACATCCTGGTGCACGAAGGCCAGGTGGTCAACAAGGGTGAGGGTGTGGTCGATGGCCCAGCCGATCCTCAAGACATTCTTCGCTTGCTGGGCATCGAAGCCTTGTCGCGTTACATCGTCGACGAAGTGCAGGACGTCTACCGCTTGCAGGGTGTGAAGATCAACGACAAGCACATCGAGGTGATTGTTCGCCAGATGCTGCGCCGCGTGATCGTTGAGTCCGTGGGTGATTCGTCCTACATCAAGGGCGAGCAGGTTGAGCGTTCGGAAATCCTGAATACCATCGATGCTTTGCGCGCCGAAGGCAAGATTCCGCCGACCTACAGCAACGTGTTGCTGGGTATCACCAAGGCTTCGCTGTCGACCGACTCGTTCATCTCAGCGGCTTCCTTCCAGGAAACCACCCGCGTGCTCACCGAGGCTGCCATCATGGGCAAGCGCGACGAGCTGCGTGGTCTGAAAGAAAACGTGATTGTGGGCCGTCTGATTCCTGCCGGTACCGGTATGGCGTATCACGAAGCCCGCAAGGTCAAGGAGAAGATGGACGACGAAGAGCGCCGTGCCATTTCCGAAGCCGACGCCATGTCGCTGGCTGCGGACCAGGCCGAGCAATCGGACGCTGCCGAAGTACCCGATACGAACGAAGCCGCCGAATAA
- the rsmB gene encoding 16S rRNA (cytosine(967)-C(5))-methyltransferase RsmB: MNDHRAPGRPAAPPPSGPTLATQIHWTAQCVLAVERGRSLSEVLPGVPGQLRPGVQALTFESLRHAGAARHVARQLAQRAPAPPALALLHTALALLLGDPDGARYAPHTLVDQAVDAAKQTKDTRMQSGFLNACLRRFLRERPALVAGLQNDPMAQWNHPLWWIERVRRDHPEHWQAVLGASQVPGPMVLRVNRRRQSRDAYAATLTELGLASQPVGEDGLLLARPVPVDQLPGFAQGDCSVQDGAAQLAASLLLAGRSWTAQDRILDACAAPGGKTAHLLERSDAHVVGIDVDPQRCERIHDNLRRLGLEQGGRVQVKAADAGRTQDWWDGQLFDGILLDAPCTASGIVRRHPDVRWLRRDSDVAQLVAIQRQLLEALWPLLKPGGRLLYCTCSVFRAEGAEQVQAFLERHTDAIERPGVGHLLPGNTAPMGDFNDNAPSGYDGFYYASIDKAGP, translated from the coding sequence TTGAACGACCACCGCGCGCCCGGCCGCCCTGCCGCACCTCCCCCTTCCGGTCCAACCCTGGCCACCCAAATTCATTGGACGGCGCAGTGCGTGCTGGCGGTGGAACGCGGGCGTTCCCTGAGTGAGGTCTTGCCGGGTGTTCCCGGCCAGCTTCGCCCAGGCGTGCAAGCGCTCACTTTTGAAAGTCTCCGCCATGCCGGTGCGGCGCGGCATGTGGCGCGTCAGCTGGCGCAACGAGCGCCCGCCCCGCCGGCGCTCGCCCTGTTGCACACCGCCCTGGCGCTGCTGCTCGGCGACCCCGATGGTGCCCGCTATGCCCCGCACACTTTGGTGGATCAGGCGGTAGATGCCGCCAAACAGACCAAAGACACGCGCATGCAGAGCGGGTTTCTCAACGCCTGTCTGCGCCGATTCTTGCGTGAGCGGCCGGCCCTGGTGGCCGGCCTCCAGAACGATCCCATGGCGCAGTGGAACCACCCGCTCTGGTGGATCGAGCGGGTGCGCCGAGATCATCCCGAACACTGGCAAGCCGTGCTCGGAGCCAGCCAGGTCCCGGGGCCTATGGTGTTGCGCGTCAACCGCCGCCGCCAGAGCCGAGACGCTTATGCCGCCACGCTGACCGAGCTGGGCCTGGCGAGCCAGCCCGTGGGCGAGGACGGCCTGTTGCTGGCGCGCCCGGTGCCCGTGGATCAACTGCCTGGATTTGCACAAGGGGATTGCTCTGTGCAGGACGGCGCGGCGCAACTGGCGGCCAGCCTGTTGCTCGCCGGGCGAAGCTGGACTGCCCAGGACCGGATCCTGGACGCCTGCGCTGCGCCGGGGGGCAAAACCGCCCATTTGCTGGAGCGGTCCGACGCCCACGTGGTCGGGATAGATGTAGATCCCCAGCGGTGTGAGCGCATCCACGACAACCTTCGGCGCCTGGGTCTGGAGCAAGGTGGGCGTGTGCAGGTTAAAGCGGCGGACGCAGGGCGCACGCAAGACTGGTGGGACGGCCAGCTGTTCGACGGAATATTGCTCGATGCGCCTTGCACGGCGTCCGGCATCGTGCGGCGCCACCCCGATGTGCGGTGGTTGCGCCGTGACAGCGACGTGGCCCAGCTGGTCGCTATCCAGCGACAGCTGCTGGAGGCCCTCTGGCCCCTGCTCAAACCGGGTGGACGGTTGCTGTATTGCACCTGTTCGGTTTTTCGTGCGGAAGGCGCTGAGCAAGTGCAGGCGTTCCTTGAGCGCCACACCGACGCCATCGAACGGCCTGGTGTGGGCCATCTGCTGCCCGGAAACACCGCGCCAATGGGCGACTTCAACGACAATGCACCCAGTGGATACGACGGTTTTTATTACGCCAGCATCGACAAGGCCGGGCCTTGA